Within Candidatus Zixiibacteriota bacterium, the genomic segment AAAAAGCTTTAGAGAAAAACCCTGACTTTTATCCCTCTCAGTACAAACTGGGGGATATGTATCTTTTCAAAAAGGATTACACCCAAGCGGAAAACTGTTATAAGGCGCTCTCTTCCAGCAGCGAGAAGCGTTTGAGGTCAATGGGAAGGTTATACTTAAAATCGATTCCTTTTTACCAGGGGAAATTCGAAGATGCTCTCAAAGTGTTGGACGATGGTATTGCGGCAGACAGAATGGAACAGTTTGAAGGAGAGATGAATGCCTATAAACATTTCGATAAGGCATATCTCTATGAAAGGCAGAAAAAGATGTCTTTAGCATTAAAGGAAGCAGAAATAGGCATGGAAATATACAAAAAAGACAAACCCACAGACCCGGTGTATGGGAGAGATGGTTACGCTTATCTTCTGGCAAAGAGTGGGAGAATTGCCGAAGCTGAAGAATTGGCAAAGGCTTTGAAAAAGGATATTGAGGAAAAGAATCCAAAGCTGATGTTTTCTTACTGGTGGACATTGGGCGACATCGAGTTAGTCAAAGGGGACACAAACATGGCATTGAGCTATTTAGAAAGAGGAAATAGAGAGTCCCCCACCCCAGATTTTTTTATGCGTTCTCATCTGGCGGAA encodes:
- a CDS encoding tetratricopeptide repeat protein, giving the protein GDFEKSIWAINKYISIAPDEPNPYDTRADLYAWNGKLDQAIESYKKALEKNPDFYPSQYKLGDMYLFKKDYTQAENCYKALSSSSEKRLRSMGRLYLKSIPFYQGKFEDALKVLDDGIAADRMEQFEGEMNAYKHFDKAYLYERQKKMSLALKEAEIGMEIYKKDKPTDPVYGRDGYAYLLAKSGRIAEAEELAKALKKDIEEKNPKLMFSYWWTLGDIELVKGDTNMALSYLERGNRESPTPDFFMRSHLAEIYLKTGRLDEAVAELEKALSRYDVYRVLTPMGVKAYYLLGLAYEESGWNKKAIEKYEEFLDIWKNADPGIPEVADAKERLKKLKK